The following nucleotide sequence is from Capricornis sumatraensis isolate serow.1 chromosome 5, serow.2, whole genome shotgun sequence.
TAGTTGGCAAATGATTAACCAGAATCAGGACAGTGACCTTAACAAATAAATTGAGGCTTTATCACAAATGGAAAAAACATGTACCTAGTTTTAAAGTTTAAACAGGAAATGCCAGGCACCCCATTGACAGCTTGTTAGCTGTCAGCTTTCCTCTCCCTGGATTTCTAATAAGGTCAGCTTAAGGTCAGTTTAAGGTCTTGAGTATCTTGCCTTCTAGGCTGAAACATTATTAGCATATATGCATTTCCCACAAGCTTAAGTAAAACAAAACTACAGCTATTCTCATAGATGTCAAGCTGCCTTGAAAAATTCAAGTGAGCATCTCCTCACTCAGAAATACTGCGCTTCTTGGGAAACCATTTTACTTCATTGAGGCAGGTAGGGTTGCCTCACTTCCTTTTTGGCATATTACCATACTAAATATTAATCAGTATATTTACACATACCAAACAGAAAATGTAATGGCTTGTAGTCAATATTTGTGCTAACTCAGGTTGGGGTGTTCCCCATGGACCATAGAACCCAGAAGCAGTCTTTTCAGAAATAtgatgtttttttaatattggattTAAAGGTTACCTTTAAGTAGATGATAGCATCAGTTCCGTATCCTGGCAAAGAGTAGAGATTTAGATCTCCTTGAAAGTACTTGGCATAGAGACGAGAAATCGGTAAGCCGTAACCAAAACCAGCCTGGAAGGGAAAGATCGGTTACCGACAAAGAAGTGAACACAGTCATAGAAATACAAACTATATTCCCTGATACTGATGTCCTAGAACTTAGACACATATCTCCTGCTTCCAATCAGAAACCCCTTGGATAACTGTTTCTTAGTTGGCTTTATCATTCCTTCTCATATCCCCCATGCCCAGTTTAACTAAACTGATTAATTTGCCTAAATACATCCTTGTAATCCttgttcttggagaaggcaatggcaccccactccagtactcttgccggcaaatcccatggatggaggagcctggtaggctgcagtccacagggtcgctaggagtcggacacgactgagcgacttcactttcacttttcactttcatgcgttagaACTAGGTGGCTGGGATGAGCTTAGCAATTTAATTGGTCTTACCAGCGGAGCATTCCGGGGATTATCCATCACAGGCGTTGGTGCAGTGGAGTACGTATAACTGAAGAGACGATCAATGACTCTCAGGGGAACACCACCTCCTCTGTCTGAAATCTTAAACAAACAAGTCATCAGAGCTGTATGCTAAAAACAATGTGTATTTGTCTATACAAAAATGTCTTGTCTTCACCTGGTGTACATGGCTTTGATCTGTAGCTCAAAGCAGAGAGCTTTGTTATTATtgactccttttttaaaattctcttaagAAGGgctcaaaagaaaaacagaatagttACCTTAATTGTAAGATCTTCTTTCCCCAAGACAACAATCACCTCAATTGGTGTCAGGGAAGGCCAGTTTTCCTGGTGTTCAACTGTGGCCCTCATTGcattctaaagaaaacaaaaccacaaggTATTCAGTGGCAGAAGGATGAGGgacaataaataattgtttttatgtttaaaatgaaagCACAGAGGGTAATTCAAagttcttattttacttttttaagttaGGAGTAAAATAGCTCTGTGAATAGCCATTTATGAATGTGTCATGCAGGatgtaataatgaaaaatattcatttatcatGTAATATAGCTCTTGGGAGTAATGTCTAATGGAAAAACAATTCTGCTAGCTGTCAAATTCTTATTTGTAAGCTTAATTTAAATGTAGAAATTGGTTTTTATAGTCCATTTCCTGGCTCTCTTTTCTGACTTTCCATTACATTTTACGTCTCAGCACCAAAGACTGTTACATAACAAATAAACAGTGAATCATTGAACCAATTTATAGGCTTTTATAAAATTTGATGGTAAAATGCTGTTACTATGTAAAAGGATagtaaataattctaaattaaacttcAATTTGCATTTGATTATCATCTTAACTTTTACCAATGATGGCAAAATAACATCACTGGTAAAAGTTAAGATGATAATCAAATGCAAATTgaaatttaatttagaattatttactATCCTTTTATGAGTTGAACCATTCAGTTTAAAAgtaaatcaaatcaacaaaaaagTGTCTTTGTCCTTTAACAGAAAGAAACCCAAATAAGTTTTCAGACAGCTAGATGAATTTCGTACAAAGTTtggtttatttttcccatttttctcctaCCCTTCTGTCAGGTTATCTGCTTTCCAGTTTCTATATAACAATGTTAAGTTCTAATCATTAgctgaagtgaaataaaatagatCAGATGTTTGTAGTACAATCAATACCTCATTGCACTAGTATTAGAATAAGTTAGGAAATAGTGGGTTCTCTGAGTTATCTCAGAGGCagatttcacatatttttttttaaggcttcctCCTCTCCAGGCCAGGGACTCAGGAACCATCACAAAGCTTTAAGTGTTTTTCTATCTTTTGGTGTAAGGATAAGAGTTTTAGTGTGGGCTTAGAACCTGGGACAGGATTTGATCCTTAGTACCTGACTATCGCAGACCTGTAACAGCCACCTCCTCtaagagcttgttagaaatgcacgtTCTCAGGTCCAGGGTATCAGAATCTCTGAGATAGGCAGAAGAATCCGTACTTAACAAGGCCTCTAGTGACTGTAATGCACAGTAAAGTCTGAGAAACATTGTGCTGCTGTTtgcgcttcccaggtgcctctagtggtaaagaacctgcctgacaatgcaggagacgccagagacgcaggttcgatccttgcattgggaacatcccttggaggagggcatggcaacccactccactattctggcctggagaatcccatggacagaggagcctggtgggctacagtccataaagtcacaaagagttggacacgactgaagtgacttagcacacacacaccatactgTCCTGCTATGGAAAGTGTGGACCGTGGACCAGCAGCAAAAACTGTTAGCTTATTAGAAATTTGGAATCTCAGGCCCAATCCCAGACCCATagaatctgaattttaacaaAACTCCCAGGTGGTGCACATTCACATTACAGTAGATCACTGAAGGAGCTGACTGTCCTCCGAGTATATTCTAGTCATAGACTGGGGCCCTGCCACCTCCAGTAATTCTGGGCCTGAATTTCTGGATTTGGAGTTGGACCGGCCATGGGGGTGGAGGTAAACAGGCCTCGGTCACTGAAGCATTCACCCCATGACCTTCCTTAATGAATGCACGAATAACCAGTGCTTTGTTGAACACCTGAAAATATAATGGGAACAGGGAGCAGTGTGACATAGTGGGTCATATTGTACATTCTCAAATACGTGTTGATGCTACGAGGAACTGCATGTACCCTTTCAAACATTAACTGAAGCTTCTTTCTGTTAGAACATAGAAGCATGCTTGGGAGAAGAGAGTGAGGCTTCTGTTTAGTAGAGGatgatatatgaaataaaaatgtaaccagtgaactttttaaaaaatgcaattattGTGAAGTGTCTTACCTTGAATAATTCAAAGAGCATATGATGAAGGTGAGATGGAACATACACAATATGAATTGGTTGGCCTGGAAATtttactagaaaaaaataaagctcattTAGAATTGGGAAACAaatgtttcatttaaatatattttcatatctaTTTGATTAATATTTTAGATTTGAACAGAATTGGGATACTCCCCACCCTCTTCTAAAATCCTACCTTAGAACCGTCCCTTTCAAACAGTAAACACAGCTGGCTTATTTTCAAAATGCTATTACAGTTGCTTCTTAGTGCTCTATGatttaatttttgcatttctgtacaaATACATAAAGCCAGATAAATGTAAAATGAGGATGCTCTACATTAGATTATGTGGATGTTATTTCTACTTTCAAAACTTTTGTGTTGAACACCTGCAGAGTTAAAATTATATgcattttaagaaataagaaaaataaatgtaaaagtctACAATAACATCACTATTGATGCTAGCTAgccataatttttatatttttaatgcatgGGATAATAACCCATCTGATTATTCTTGATTTTTGTGAATTAAACATAAAATCCCATAGGCTAAATATGCTTACATTTCACCAAGAggctaaagaaaacagaaacaaaaacctcATAATactctgagaagaaaaataaaagtattattcTTCAGGGTTTCAGGCCTTGGCAGAGTTTGAAAACAAGGCCTGGCacaatttcctctttattttagcAAACAGTTCAAGCAGTTTATCTGCAAGTATTACGCAACATTTCTGTTAATGCTGAGAAGTATTTTTCAGTCCACCCCTACTTCTAGTTTAGCCATCAATTCCATTTCCCTTTCCCAAATCCATGAGCTAGGGTACTCTTAATTTGAGCAACCTGATTTAAATTCTCTCCACCAACAAATATTGTTCCTGTACAATGATTACTTGAAAAAGATGTTTACTTCGAGTGGCAAGGAGAAGGTTATTCCAATTTAAGTGTATGGTCTTGCTTTGAGAAGCAACTATGGGATGAGATAAAAATAGTGCACTGTACTCATCCTGTTATTACTTCAGGCAGTGTGGGAAGCCCTTCTGAAGTATGTTCTGCTTCCAAAACCATGGTGTATACTTACatgaaaaaattgtttttttaatttttggtaaaAATGTTTAACAGGAGATATACCTTAAATATTTAACTATGCAATAACTATAAGAGTAGTGCTGTAGAGCAGATCTCTAGAATgtattcatcttgcataactgaaactttatacctaCTGAATAGCAGCTCCCTATTTCCCCTCTTCagcttctggcaaccaccattcaacTCTCCACTTCTATGAGCTTGACTATTTTTGATATCTTATGTAAGTGCAGGCacatagtatttgtccttctatgactggcttctttcttATAGTACAgtttaaagtatttttgttttcaggtCTGATAAGTAACCTCCTTAGGAATATATCTCCACTACCAAGCGGTTCCTCCTACTCTGCCTGCCTTATCACCACATTCTGCAGTTAGCAATCTTTCTTTGATCTAAGATACTGGAACTTAGCTGCTGCTCTAAATCCTACATTATCTGCTCAAACCATTCTTTATGAACTGTCTTTAGCAAGTGAATATACTCAATTGGAACTTTCCAGTTGAGATAAAGAGAGCCttggcttcaaaaaaaaaaaacaaaaacagtgtaAAAATTCTAGGCAAGttcagaagggaaaaaaggaacacAGAAATTGCTTTGTATTTACAGGAAGAAATCATACTGGGAGAACACTGAATTTTCTACAGattaaaatatatctaatttATAACTTACCATTCACTTGTGTTAGCTTTAATTCTGGAGATGTTAAATAATACTGATCACAAAGCATCTTGGAACACTCAAAGGCATCTGGAATGGAAGTGTGGTGTTCATAATGATTAAATGAATTTATGCCAAGTAAAATTTTCAAGTGATCATCAGTGTATACACTATCTTTAACCTAAAATAGTCATTAGAGTTCAGGTTTACGTATATTAAAatacctttttaatattttattgaaaaaaatgaagacaatgtTTAAGTTATAGCTATTACTATAGGAATATGTGCACATCAAAGATCAAATACAATACATGAGAATATGGCACATTAGCTACAGATGTTTGGATTTtttataatgaatatttaaaCACCTGACTCTCAAAAGTAAAGGACCTTCATTACAGAATTTATAAAAACATGAACACTCTGAATATGAATTCATTCAGAGAGTCACCTCAACTGACTAGATAAGTGTACACTTCAGATAGCGTATATTACTATCAATCAGATAGTGTACATTTTCAATAAGGGAAGTGCAGAAATCTACAAATTACCTTGGACCACTGCCGCCACATCACAGTTTGGATCAATGCTTCCAATGAGGCTTGGGTTTCCTGTCTGTAGGTCACTAAATATAAGGactgttgaaaaataaaaacaaagaacatcATTATAAAAATTGATAAGATAATAAGAGAATGATAATAAGAACTACCACTGAGAAAGAATGTGACCCACCACGTAGTGAAGTGTCTAGTTAGAGTACAGCTTATATTCTCCACCCATCTCTATATGTATCATGACTATCGTGACGAACTAACTTACTGTGCTGGTTCATCAGCATCCGGGTAGAAATACGATTCATGTAAAATCGATCCAAGAAATACTGAAGATTTTGATTGGTGACTGGATCAGCTGTACAGGCATCTTTATATTCCAGGACTCCTTGTGCCATTGTAGGAATTACATCATGGTGTCTGTTTCGAACTTTGATGAGAGTATCTACAAAACTAAGCCAAGATACATTTATGGTTGATAGAGGTTCAACTAAgtttcattaatttatattttttagattacttCAAAGAAGGTTAAAGCTTTTTACAAGTACCCATCTACACAAATCAAATGATAAAATGTTTGGATGAAGCTTTATTTAGATTCTCACTATAGATTCTTTGACTCCAGTAGAGGAGATAGTTTCATAAacagatttattttgcttttagctTGCATGTGAAAATAACAGCTCTGTGACTGGTGATTTCATTCTAGTTGTTCACTAaggcttctcttttaaaaaataacaattaaaaaaataaatcagattggAGATGGCTCTAAAATGCCATTGTGAAAGAAACTTCAAATCTCTTGTCAGATTTAGAAAAGAATCTTATAGCTAGAAACTGTCAGTTActctgaaagaaaatgtttactcTCCAGTGACACTGTCATGCCTTAGTATTATGTGATAGGAAGTTCTTCTACAAATATGATCATCAtactaaatttataataaaaatagatttccttttccaaaaaacCCTCTACGTATTTCATTCTCAGAATCATGTTCAATGCCATTGTTCTCTATTACTTTTAAAAACCAGCAAGCCAAAACTTGTCATTTGTAAGGGGGTAGTTATTTACTATTCAGGACAATACTATAAATTATCCTTTAAATTAgttctaaaaaataatatgatGTTTATAATCAAAGTTTTAGACACTTGTCCTAATGCCTAACACTTACTCTGATAATGCCTTTTGGTCCTCTGGGCTTTTCTCATGGAATTCCACCAACTCCATCAGGCTCTGCATATACCTACAAAGCAATAAGTGtgctttaagttttaaaattgaaCAGTCAGTTACAGGTGGCTGAAAATATATTGCTTCTTTCAAAAGATTTGAAGAgagaaagtatatttaaaatgaaaactttcttCCAAGACATTTGGAAAACATTATGTCTTAGAAAAACGAAAATGATTTAACCCTCAActtaataacttaaaattttaactatCCTAGATCACTAgtcagttttctgttttgtttgtcaAGAGTCTTTATTTTTATAGCAAAAGCATTTGGAAACAACTTTTACAGAAAGGCTTCATGCTTTTTTCCTACTGCATTCATGGGAGAAGTCTTGAAGTCTTGAAAGCAAGACTCCAGAAGTCTTGAAAGCAGCAGTAAATACTAAGGATTGAGTGTGTGTTTCAGATTGCCCTGTTTAATGactgtataatacatatattccTTAAATCAATAAACAAAGAGCTGTGTAGAAGGTAGGTTAGGGTGAAGGTCTGGTATATATCTGCCTCAGTGCATAACCTGGCTCTGTTCTCTGAAAATCTGCTGCTTTGGGTTATCTACTCTCcctaaccagagaaggcaatggcaccccactccagtactcttgcctggaaaatcccatggacagaggagcctggtgggctgcagtccatgggatcgcaaatttggacacaactgagcaacttcactttcacttttcactctcatgcattggaaaaggaaatggcaacccactccagtgttcttgcctggagaatcccagggacggaagagcctggtgggctgccatctctggggtcgcacagagtcggacacgactgaagtgacttagcagcaacagcagcagcagcactctccCTAACTCAGTCTTTATTTTCAGATAGAGATaatgactgaactgagtgctGGCCGTGGGCCAGGTACTGTTCTCAGTGCCTTTAAATGGATTACCTCATTTAATTGCACCCAAACATCCCTTTGAGGCATCATCTTCATTCTCTTCCAAAATAGATGGGGGGGTTTGAGGCCTAGAGATAAGAGATACTAACCAAGGATTTTTACAAATAAGAAGGGACAGAGCCGGGATTTGAATCCAGAAGCTGCTTCATTAGTTGGTTTGTAAGCAACAAAgattagtgagtgagtgagtgaaagttgcgtcttactttttgcgaccccatggactgtacaggccagaatactggagtag
It contains:
- the PDK4 gene encoding pyruvate dehydrogenase kinase, isozyme 4, producing the protein MKAARFVMRSAGTLIPREVEHFSRYSPSPLSMKQLLDFGSENACERTSFAFLRQELPVRLANILKEIYILPERLVNTSSVQLVKSWYMQSLMELVEFHEKSPEDQKALSDFVDTLIKVRNRHHDVIPTMAQGVLEYKDACTADPVTNQNLQYFLDRFYMNRISTRMLMNQHILIFSDLQTGNPSLIGSIDPNCDVAAVVQDAFECSKMLCDQYYLTSPELKLTQVNVKFPGQPIHIVYVPSHLHHMLFELFKNAMRATVEHQENWPSLTPIEVIVVLGKEDLTIKISDRGGGVPLRVIDRLFSYTYSTAPTPVMDNPRNAPLAGFGYGLPISRLYAKYFQGDLNLYSLPGYGTDAIIYLKALSSESIEKLPVFNKSAFKHYQTSSEAGDWCIPSKEPKNLAKENVAV